One region of Halomicrobium urmianum genomic DNA includes:
- a CDS encoding 4Fe-4S ferredoxin N-terminal domain-containing protein: protein MTDPQQPRLTPIDEWEDEAEEMLDDVEYDTDLGVRMARDAIRVSNGELTDAEFHEKYHEEVLEEFGEDERPTKPAGFDDD, encoded by the coding sequence ATGACTGACCCGCAGCAGCCGAGACTGACGCCGATCGACGAGTGGGAAGACGAAGCCGAAGAGATGCTAGACGACGTCGAATACGACACCGATCTGGGTGTCAGGATGGCTCGCGACGCGATTCGCGTCTCAAACGGCGAACTAACCGACGCCGAGTTCCACGAGAAGTATCACGAGGAGGTGCTGGAGGAGTTCGGCGAAGACGAACGGCCGACGAAGCCGGCGGGGTTCGACGATGACTGA
- a CDS encoding DUF7344 domain-containing protein, which yields MTTDRNSDETVDLLQDERNRAILNILHETSEPLSVGSLAEALVDRNHSILSAAEYEETLEQISISLHHNRLPRLSAAGLVEYDPQENTATFSATDIEAEWHNIEMIEEALTTLQPGDDGTDDIGVITGRTSVLEAGQSIADSASEELFCMYTSDELFEEDCMRSLQEALDRRVEIYAGSRDEDVLEFYQERLPEATLWEPQLDWMNSESTEPRIEWLILADREQVALSIRNADNDGKGEQARAIVGNGSDNPFVVLVRELLGPRLDHLDFQSEDFRDHLPF from the coding sequence ATGACGACGGATCGTAACAGCGACGAAACAGTTGATCTTCTCCAAGACGAACGTAATCGGGCTATCTTGAATATCCTTCACGAGACGAGCGAGCCGCTTTCAGTGGGCTCATTGGCCGAAGCACTCGTCGATCGCAATCACAGCATTCTCAGTGCGGCGGAGTACGAGGAGACGCTCGAACAGATCAGTATCTCGCTGCATCACAATCGACTACCGCGACTATCGGCAGCTGGACTCGTTGAATACGACCCCCAAGAGAATACCGCCACGTTCAGTGCGACCGACATTGAGGCCGAGTGGCACAACATCGAGATGATCGAGGAGGCACTGACTACGCTTCAACCAGGCGATGACGGTACCGACGATATCGGCGTCATCACCGGCCGCACTTCGGTTCTCGAAGCTGGTCAATCGATCGCTGACAGCGCCAGCGAGGAGTTGTTCTGTATGTATACCAGCGATGAACTATTCGAAGAGGACTGTATGCGCAGTCTCCAGGAAGCCCTCGACCGTCGCGTGGAGATCTACGCTGGATCGAGGGACGAAGACGTACTCGAGTTCTATCAAGAGCGTCTCCCAGAGGCAACGCTGTGGGAGCCACAATTAGACTGGATGAACTCGGAATCTACGGAACCCAGGATAGAGTGGCTGATACTCGCAGATCGGGAACAAGTAGCTCTTAGTATACGGAACGCAGACAACGATGGTAAGGGTGAGCAAGCACGTGCCATTGTCGGTAACGGTTCAGACAATCCTTTCGTCGTGCTCGTTCGAGAGCTTCTGGGACCCCGGCTCGACCATCTTGACTTCCAGAGCGAAGACTTCCGCGACCATCTCCCGTTCTAA
- a CDS encoding glucose 1-dehydrogenase: protein MNGIDGGTALVSGAASGIGRATAQRFAEEGASVVAADIDVDGGEETVSQIESEGGEATFVETDVTDESDLATAVETAVDTYGGLDFAFNNAGIEGDQVGFSEQDNANWNQVLDINLNGVFFAMREEIPAMLESGGGAIVNTSSIAGILGFPNLSPYVASKHGVVGLTKTAAVEFSSEGLRVNAVLPGVIDTPMVARSGEQDPESTEQTIAGIPASRLGQPEEIASAVVWLCSEDASYVTGQPLPVDGGYSIQ, encoded by the coding sequence ATGAACGGCATCGATGGCGGTACCGCGTTGGTTTCAGGCGCGGCCTCGGGCATCGGACGCGCGACTGCACAGCGATTCGCGGAGGAGGGTGCGAGCGTCGTCGCCGCCGATATCGACGTGGACGGCGGCGAGGAGACCGTCTCACAGATCGAATCCGAGGGCGGCGAGGCGACGTTCGTCGAGACGGACGTAACCGACGAAAGCGACCTCGCCACGGCGGTCGAAACGGCCGTCGATACGTACGGGGGCCTCGATTTCGCGTTCAACAACGCCGGTATCGAGGGCGACCAGGTCGGCTTCTCCGAACAGGACAACGCGAACTGGAACCAGGTCCTCGATATCAATCTCAACGGCGTGTTCTTTGCGATGCGCGAGGAGATCCCGGCCATGCTAGAAAGCGGCGGCGGGGCCATCGTCAACACGTCCTCGATCGCCGGCATTCTCGGATTCCCCAACCTGAGTCCGTACGTCGCCAGCAAACACGGGGTCGTCGGGTTGACGAAGACGGCTGCCGTCGAGTTCAGCAGCGAGGGTCTCCGGGTGAACGCGGTGCTTCCGGGGGTCATCGACACACCCATGGTCGCCCGTTCGGGCGAACAGGATCCCGAATCGACGGAGCAGACGATCGCCGGAATCCCCGCTAGCCGACTCGGTCAGCCGGAGGAGATCGCCTCCGCGGTCGTCTGGCTCTGCTCCGAGGACGCATCGTACGTGACCGGACAGCCCCTCCCCGTCGACGGCGGATACTCGATCCAGTGA
- a CDS encoding helix-turn-helix domain-containing protein: MPHAKLAIDLPAHTWIGDLSTTYPEVVFQVVTSIPGDGTGIGLVRLVAADPLPIITDVQARDDVEDLELLWKHDDEALLQIQTANPLPLLPVWRAGVPLKMPFDIQDGEAAWEVTTSTSRLSSLRDHLDDLGIGFSIEYVREIDASQADQLLTNRQQEVLMAAVEAGYYRAPRESTLGDVAETLGIANATCSDVLHRAEGHVIHWFVEEHMEA; the protein is encoded by the coding sequence ATGCCACACGCGAAGCTCGCGATCGATCTCCCAGCTCACACCTGGATCGGTGACCTCTCAACAACGTATCCGGAGGTAGTGTTCCAGGTCGTCACGAGTATCCCAGGTGACGGAACCGGCATCGGACTCGTCCGACTCGTTGCAGCCGACCCGCTGCCTATCATCACCGACGTTCAGGCTCGTGACGACGTCGAGGACCTCGAGCTGCTCTGGAAACACGACGACGAAGCGCTCCTCCAGATACAGACAGCGAATCCGCTCCCGCTTCTCCCGGTCTGGCGGGCCGGCGTGCCGCTCAAGATGCCCTTCGACATCCAGGACGGGGAGGCCGCGTGGGAGGTGACGACCTCGACGAGTCGGCTCTCGAGCCTCCGCGACCACCTCGACGATCTGGGCATCGGGTTTTCTATCGAGTACGTTCGAGAGATCGATGCGAGCCAGGCCGACCAATTGCTAACTAACCGCCAGCAAGAAGTGCTGATGGCCGCCGTCGAAGCCGGTTACTACCGCGCACCACGGGAATCAACGTTAGGTGACGTGGCGGAGACGCTCGGTATCGCGAACGCAACGTGTAGCGACGTACTCCATCGTGCCGAGGGCCACGTCATCCACTGGTTCGTCGAGGAGCACATGGAAGCGTGA
- a CDS encoding CDC48 family AAA ATPase has translation MALIVKSIEKRDAGRGLAAIPETELAHRNLSKNDYILIENPRSDEKAIARVWPGYDGDSGEPVIRIDGDLRQEADVNIDDTVEITKLDIDEARYVSVELPGRFDFKGDIRPHVLDELTGKAAKAGKSTTIQFGFGQLANAPGQDVTVEFVETDPEGPVVVTNSTEIDVAKADIEGGDRQRGAVDEGDSVGSITYEDIGGVGKELEQVREMIELPLQYPEVFQALGIEPPKGVLLHGPPGTGKTMIAEAVANEVDASLHSIRGPEVMSRYVGESSEHLRQIFEEAEENSPAIIFMDEVDAIASDREEVDTDADQRVVTQLLSLMDGIEDRGDVVVIGATNRPDKIDDALRRGGRFDREIEVDAPDKDGRREVLHIHTREMPLTPAVDLEKYAEVTHGFVGADLQTLVKEAAMNAVRRIRPEIEIESDTIDARFLNSLEVRDDDFERALQEVEPSAMREVFVEVPTVSWNDVGGLEETKGALQETVQWPLEYDYLFDRVDNDGASGILLYGPPGTGKTLLAKAVANEAKANFISINGPEIMSKWVGESEERVREVFDKARSNAPAVVFFDEIDAIAGQRSGGTQSNDVSERVVSQLLTELDGLEALENVVVIATTNRPDLIDDALKRHGRFDKQIEVPQPNEETRRRIFEVHTKDKPLTNGVDLDKLAQETGGYVGADIEAICEEAGMIAMREYVRNTPQSELEERQDTLFLRPEHFEQALEEVERSVDEQTISDYDGL, from the coding sequence ATGGCACTGATCGTCAAGTCGATCGAGAAGCGGGATGCCGGCCGCGGACTCGCTGCGATTCCTGAAACGGAACTCGCCCATCGTAACCTCTCAAAGAACGACTATATCCTCATCGAGAATCCCCGAAGCGACGAAAAAGCCATAGCGCGCGTTTGGCCCGGATACGACGGAGACAGCGGGGAACCAGTCATCCGCATCGACGGTGACCTCCGTCAAGAGGCCGACGTGAATATCGACGACACCGTCGAGATCACGAAACTCGACATCGACGAGGCCCGGTACGTCTCGGTCGAGTTGCCCGGTAGGTTCGACTTCAAGGGAGATATCAGGCCTCACGTCCTCGACGAGCTCACGGGCAAAGCCGCTAAAGCAGGCAAGTCAACCACTATTCAGTTCGGCTTCGGCCAGCTTGCTAACGCTCCTGGACAGGACGTCACCGTCGAGTTCGTCGAGACCGACCCCGAAGGACCGGTGGTCGTCACCAACTCGACGGAGATCGACGTCGCCAAGGCGGACATCGAAGGGGGTGACCGGCAGCGTGGCGCGGTCGACGAGGGCGACTCCGTCGGGTCGATCACGTACGAAGACATCGGCGGAGTCGGCAAGGAACTAGAGCAAGTCAGAGAAATGATCGAGCTGCCCCTGCAGTATCCCGAGGTCTTTCAGGCACTGGGCATCGAGCCGCCCAAGGGCGTCCTCTTGCACGGTCCGCCGGGGACTGGCAAAACGATGATCGCCGAGGCCGTCGCCAACGAGGTCGACGCCTCGCTCCATTCGATCCGCGGTCCCGAAGTAATGTCGAGATACGTCGGCGAGTCCTCCGAACACCTTCGACAGATCTTCGAGGAGGCAGAGGAGAATTCGCCGGCAATCATCTTCATGGACGAGGTGGATGCGATCGCTTCCGACCGCGAAGAGGTGGACACCGATGCTGACCAGCGGGTCGTCACCCAACTTCTCAGCCTGATGGACGGCATCGAAGATCGCGGCGACGTCGTAGTCATCGGGGCGACCAACCGCCCGGACAAGATTGACGACGCCCTTCGACGTGGGGGTCGATTTGATCGCGAAATCGAGGTCGACGCGCCCGACAAGGACGGTCGCCGCGAAGTCCTCCACATCCACACGAGAGAGATGCCGCTCACACCGGCTGTCGATCTCGAAAAGTACGCCGAGGTGACGCATGGATTCGTCGGTGCCGACCTCCAGACACTCGTCAAGGAAGCCGCGATGAACGCTGTCCGCCGAATTCGGCCGGAAATAGAGATCGAATCCGATACTATCGACGCCCGTTTCCTCAACTCGCTGGAGGTGCGTGACGACGATTTCGAGCGTGCACTGCAAGAGGTCGAACCCTCCGCGATGCGCGAGGTTTTCGTCGAGGTGCCTACCGTCTCGTGGAACGACGTCGGCGGCCTCGAGGAGACAAAAGGCGCCCTACAGGAGACTGTGCAGTGGCCACTGGAGTACGACTACTTGTTCGACCGGGTGGATAATGATGGCGCCAGTGGTATCCTCCTGTACGGCCCGCCGGGGACCGGCAAGACGTTACTGGCGAAGGCCGTCGCCAACGAGGCGAAGGCCAACTTCATCAGTATCAACGGTCCCGAGATCATGTCCAAGTGGGTTGGGGAGTCCGAAGAGCGCGTTCGAGAGGTATTCGACAAGGCTCGGTCGAACGCTCCAGCCGTGGTTTTCTTCGACGAAATCGACGCGATCGCTGGCCAGCGCAGTGGTGGTACCCAGTCGAACGACGTCTCCGAACGAGTCGTCAGTCAGCTCCTTACCGAACTAGACGGCCTCGAGGCGCTGGAAAACGTCGTGGTCATCGCCACCACGAATCGCCCTGATCTGATCGACGATGCGCTCAAACGCCACGGTCGATTCGACAAGCAAATCGAGGTCCCTCAGCCGAACGAGGAGACTCGCCGCCGGATATTCGAGGTTCACACCAAGGACAAGCCGCTCACAAATGGCGTCGACCTCGATAAATTGGCCCAAGAGACTGGGGGTTATGTCGGAGCAGATATCGAGGCGATCTGTGAGGAAGCCGGCATGATTGCGATGCGAGAGTACGTCCGCAACACACCTCAGTCGGAACTTGAGGAGCGACAGGATACCCTGTTCCTCCGTCCCGAACACTTCGAACAGGCCCTCGAAGAAGTCGAGCGAAGCGTCGATGAACAGACGATTTCCGACTACGACGGTCTCTGA
- a CDS encoding HalOD1 output domain-containing protein: protein MDNNSTSGGDDRSASLTEYTYEIGRDEAPSVAVVRTVCALTDTEPTDLEPLYETIDPEGLDGIFTGAKDTAGPKSLSFEFGGCDVTVTYDEIRVSLPDEGTQS, encoded by the coding sequence ATGGACAATAATTCTACCAGTGGCGGTGACGATAGATCGGCATCGCTCACCGAGTACACGTACGAAATCGGGAGAGACGAGGCTCCAAGCGTTGCCGTTGTTCGTACAGTCTGTGCACTCACAGATACTGAACCGACGGATCTGGAGCCGCTCTACGAGACAATTGATCCAGAAGGCCTGGACGGTATCTTCACGGGAGCGAAGGATACCGCAGGACCGAAATCACTCTCGTTCGAGTTCGGTGGCTGTGACGTCACAGTGACGTACGACGAGATTCGAGTCTCTCTTCCTGACGAAGGGACTCAGTCGTAA
- a CDS encoding DUF6220 domain-containing protein, which translates to MDFVHYFQYLPLGLFPLALIGRVPRGLKLLPVGLVLLIEVQYVTSELFGSLVGAIHPVSAFIILWTAMHTTRRAWDNT; encoded by the coding sequence ATGGATTTCGTCCACTATTTCCAGTATCTCCCTCTTGGACTGTTTCCGCTCGCATTAATCGGGCGGGTGCCACGTGGACTTAAATTACTCCCAGTTGGACTCGTTCTCCTGATCGAGGTACAATACGTAACCTCAGAATTATTTGGATCACTCGTCGGGGCCATCCATCCAGTCAGCGCGTTCATCATCTTGTGGACTGCGATGCATACGACGCGACGGGCATGGGACAATACCTGA
- a CDS encoding ADP-ribosylglycohydrolase family protein: protein MASESVVESAKGCLLGLACGDALGRPVEFSSADRIEREHGRVTEMIAHGTHGKPKGTITDDTELALCVARSLADRGGFDGEDVARRFLEWYESDPFDIGLMTADAIRTYRAGAPWDRAGAKVWEERPEGKNAGNGSVMRCAPYALSYDGLESVRGFVSKRSSAITHADPRCTYGCLVLNGVLAALVHGESLALESVSREVHPEAPDELCDALFELRDLSPSDPSPSGYVIDTLQTALYDGLSADSAEDAIVNAVNRGNDTDTVGAIAGAIAGARFGAESLPDRWLEHIDEASELASLAETLIEQSHEDGTGYRGGRTVDDAAPTGPTYIRADPPIESGGHRPNQSPSQVLDQSPRTYSAADAVEADWIRRAYQRQTYVQREARPAGDRALPDGLRLVQSPEAVRVPEYCVAATAEGLPEPDRKRIRREIRRGGTAEDDAVEAFETVRDHVLNEEQVPETGQIAAVTRVGMSSIGVAADAAELISRPQRLLEALDAAQERVDCATECCALLGGLEPTTAIENGRVAAEGALGFAQSSRDAYYAAAIRHPEVDEADVQDVSE from the coding sequence ATGGCATCCGAAAGCGTCGTCGAGAGCGCGAAAGGCTGTTTATTAGGCCTGGCGTGTGGGGACGCGCTCGGTCGACCGGTGGAGTTCTCCTCGGCGGACCGGATTGAGCGCGAACACGGTCGCGTCACCGAGATGATCGCGCACGGGACTCACGGGAAGCCGAAGGGAACGATCACCGACGATACGGAACTGGCCCTCTGTGTCGCCCGGAGTCTGGCCGACAGGGGCGGCTTCGACGGCGAGGACGTCGCACGACGGTTCCTCGAGTGGTACGAGTCCGATCCGTTCGATATCGGGCTGATGACGGCTGACGCTATCCGGACCTATCGAGCCGGTGCCCCCTGGGACCGGGCCGGAGCGAAGGTCTGGGAAGAGCGGCCGGAAGGGAAAAACGCGGGGAACGGGAGTGTCATGCGGTGTGCCCCCTATGCACTGTCTTACGATGGACTGGAATCCGTCCGTGGTTTCGTGAGCAAGCGCTCCTCCGCGATCACGCACGCCGATCCGCGGTGTACGTACGGCTGCCTCGTATTGAACGGCGTGCTGGCCGCCCTCGTCCACGGTGAATCCCTTGCACTGGAATCGGTGAGTCGCGAGGTACACCCCGAGGCCCCGGACGAACTCTGCGATGCCCTGTTCGAGCTCCGTGACCTCTCACCATCCGATCCCTCGCCGTCAGGGTACGTGATCGACACCCTTCAGACGGCCCTGTACGATGGCCTCTCCGCTGATTCAGCCGAGGACGCTATCGTGAACGCGGTCAACCGTGGCAACGACACCGATACAGTCGGTGCGATCGCCGGCGCGATAGCCGGCGCGCGGTTCGGTGCCGAGTCGCTCCCGGATCGATGGCTCGAGCACATCGACGAAGCGTCGGAGTTAGCGTCGCTCGCGGAGACGCTGATCGAGCAGTCGCACGAGGACGGGACTGGCTATCGGGGCGGACGAACGGTCGACGACGCGGCCCCGACAGGGCCGACTTACATCAGAGCAGACCCGCCGATCGAGTCCGGCGGTCACCGACCGAACCAATCTCCGAGCCAGGTGCTCGATCAGTCCCCGCGAACGTACTCGGCCGCCGACGCCGTCGAGGCTGATTGGATCCGTCGAGCGTATCAACGACAGACATACGTGCAGCGAGAAGCGCGACCCGCTGGCGACCGAGCCCTCCCTGACGGGTTGCGGTTGGTTCAGTCGCCGGAAGCTGTCCGCGTTCCCGAATACTGTGTGGCGGCCACCGCCGAGGGGCTCCCTGAACCGGATCGGAAACGGATCCGTCGCGAGATCCGACGCGGGGGTACAGCCGAGGACGACGCCGTCGAAGCGTTCGAGACTGTCCGAGACCACGTCCTGAACGAGGAACAGGTCCCCGAAACCGGTCAGATCGCGGCGGTAACGCGCGTTGGAATGAGTTCAATTGGCGTTGCGGCTGACGCCGCGGAACTGATTTCCCGACCGCAACGACTCCTCGAGGCGCTCGACGCGGCACAGGAGCGGGTCGACTGTGCGACCGAATGCTGTGCTCTGCTGGGGGGCCTTGAACCGACGACGGCCATCGAGAACGGACGTGTGGCGGCCGAAGGGGCACTCGGGTTCGCACAGTCCAGTCGTGATGCCTATTACGCGGCCGCGATTCGCCACCCGGAGGTCGATGAAGCGGACGTTCAGGACGTCAGTGAGTGA
- a CDS encoding DUF7504 family protein gives MKPGENVLVLSSEFGVDDEPVCLDLLTVEQPASEAMLAVTVTESPDDRIQLWHQHADAAPAAATLIDVDTSTRSAASRSTADEVHQLCETASVRTADSPADLTGLGVEITNALDELTAENEERQLVVCFKSLTPLLQYVSREELFKFVHLVTERFTQAGAVAHFHMDPTVHDEQTIATFLHLFDVVVELDDGEWTLKR, from the coding sequence GTGAAACCGGGAGAGAACGTCCTCGTCCTCAGTTCCGAGTTTGGGGTGGACGACGAGCCCGTTTGTCTGGACCTGCTCACGGTCGAACAGCCAGCCTCGGAAGCGATGCTGGCAGTGACAGTGACGGAGTCGCCGGACGACCGGATTCAGCTGTGGCACCAACACGCCGACGCTGCTCCTGCAGCGGCGACACTGATCGACGTCGATACGTCGACGCGGTCAGCCGCGTCCCGCTCGACAGCCGATGAGGTCCATCAACTGTGCGAAACAGCGTCAGTACGGACCGCCGATTCGCCAGCAGACCTCACTGGACTCGGCGTCGAGATCACGAACGCACTCGACGAGCTGACGGCCGAGAACGAGGAACGGCAACTCGTCGTCTGCTTCAAATCGCTGACGCCGCTGCTCCAGTACGTCTCGCGCGAGGAACTGTTCAAATTCGTTCACCTGGTCACAGAGCGATTCACTCAGGCCGGCGCTGTCGCGCATTTCCACATGGATCCAACCGTCCACGACGAGCAGACGATCGCGACGTTTCTCCACCTCTTCGACGTCGTCGTCGAACTCGACGACGGCGAGTGGACACTCAAACGGTGA
- a CDS encoding molybdopterin-dependent oxidoreductase, with protein sequence MTDGEPHRRDVLKAGGAAAALGLGGGGFVQTLVESEADQASKAGIESFVGENDVVQTVCSPNCRGKCPIDVHVRDGQVKKIEPHPPEDEQYKRACVLGLSHTQRVYDPTRLKYPMRRADWSPDEPNPGGRGPDAEFERVSWDEALDLVAEKMQSLKSEHGAESVLFHEGSGNYGQTGKSFNRLASLFGATQSMWGIDTNVGRGFNRVTGTGFFLPPTNEAEDWENANTIVVWGSDVFASQFQMDASKVLDAVENGAKLVVVDPVYTTTASKADLWLPVEPGKDVHLALAMMHTVFEDETYDEDFLRKRTTGPSLVRKDTGELLRASDVFEGGDEKRVVAVEQGSNSPVALEPETGGPYALFGEFIVDGIECETALTRLRAHVADYAPERVAEKTGVDAENIRTSIRWLATRGPGGIAPSYAIGRYKHGHVFGQAYAMLLGLTGDYGRHGNIHAQHSGGATLAAGDWAAPEDADPGPSLAFPEYPDAMIDGDPHEIRAVYSIESNMMGNQFPDRRRFREAIRSLEMYVVADMHHTDTVQHADVIFPVPHWFEQEDIVSGWGSHPHLGYRRKVQEPLWETRDDYYAIRGLAERLGFGDRFPETKREVLRELASRDDAIDFDTLFEQGTQKKESVPIVKYTDEFPTETGRIKMYDDDAPSEEGVTFDVPRPLEDRTAEDYEKADELPLMFMQKHSRFRIHSQYEMLNWVREINPEPKLDIHPKDAKARGIEDGDYVRVYNDRGEMIVKAKYNDAFQPGLVNTDQGWWSRDYVRGHHNDLTHNEVSEVGKTMSFYDVRVEVEPAPDDVETDKYEAGNPRGAGAEPPRAGGD encoded by the coding sequence ATGACTGACGGCGAACCCCACAGACGTGACGTACTGAAGGCCGGCGGGGCTGCCGCCGCCCTGGGGCTCGGCGGTGGCGGGTTCGTCCAGACGCTGGTCGAAAGCGAAGCGGACCAGGCGTCGAAGGCCGGTATCGAGAGCTTCGTCGGGGAGAACGACGTCGTCCAGACCGTCTGTTCACCCAACTGCAGGGGCAAGTGTCCGATCGACGTCCACGTCCGCGACGGGCAGGTGAAGAAAATCGAACCGCATCCGCCGGAGGACGAACAGTACAAGCGAGCCTGCGTGCTCGGACTGTCGCACACCCAGCGCGTTTACGATCCGACGCGACTGAAATATCCGATGCGGCGCGCGGACTGGTCTCCGGATGAACCGAACCCCGGCGGACGGGGACCCGACGCCGAGTTCGAGCGCGTCTCCTGGGACGAGGCTCTCGACCTCGTCGCCGAGAAGATGCAGTCGCTGAAATCGGAACACGGCGCGGAGAGCGTGCTCTTCCACGAGGGATCGGGGAACTACGGACAGACCGGCAAGTCGTTCAACCGGCTCGCCTCGCTGTTCGGTGCGACCCAGTCCATGTGGGGCATCGACACTAACGTCGGCCGCGGGTTCAACCGCGTCACCGGCACCGGCTTTTTCCTCCCGCCGACGAACGAGGCCGAGGACTGGGAGAACGCGAACACCATCGTCGTCTGGGGGTCGGACGTGTTCGCGAGTCAGTTCCAGATGGACGCCTCGAAGGTGCTCGACGCCGTCGAGAACGGAGCGAAACTCGTCGTCGTCGACCCGGTGTACACGACGACGGCGTCGAAAGCGGATCTCTGGCTACCCGTCGAACCCGGCAAAGACGTGCACCTCGCGCTCGCGATGATGCACACCGTCTTCGAGGACGAGACGTACGACGAGGACTTCCTCCGAAAACGGACGACCGGACCCTCGTTAGTCCGCAAGGACACCGGGGAGTTACTCAGGGCGAGCGACGTCTTCGAAGGCGGCGACGAGAAACGGGTCGTCGCCGTCGAACAGGGCAGCAACAGCCCGGTCGCACTGGAACCCGAAACCGGCGGCCCGTACGCGCTCTTCGGTGAGTTCATCGTCGACGGTATCGAGTGTGAGACGGCGCTGACGAGGCTGCGAGCCCACGTGGCGGACTACGCACCCGAACGGGTCGCCGAGAAGACCGGTGTCGACGCCGAGAACATCCGTACTTCGATCCGATGGCTGGCGACTCGCGGCCCCGGCGGCATCGCCCCGAGCTACGCGATCGGGCGGTACAAACACGGTCACGTCTTCGGGCAGGCGTACGCTATGTTGCTGGGGCTGACCGGCGACTACGGTCGCCACGGGAACATCCACGCCCAGCACTCCGGCGGTGCAACGCTCGCCGCTGGTGACTGGGCCGCTCCGGAAGACGCCGACCCCGGACCGTCGTTGGCCTTCCCGGAGTACCCCGACGCGATGATCGACGGCGACCCGCACGAGATCCGAGCCGTCTACTCCATCGAGTCGAACATGATGGGTAATCAGTTCCCGGACCGACGGCGGTTCCGAGAGGCCATCAGGAGCCTCGAGATGTACGTGGTCGCGGACATGCACCACACGGATACGGTCCAGCACGCCGACGTCATCTTCCCGGTCCCCCACTGGTTCGAACAGGAAGACATCGTCTCCGGCTGGGGGTCACATCCGCATCTCGGATACCGACGCAAGGTGCAGGAACCACTGTGGGAGACGAGAGACGACTACTACGCGATCCGTGGACTCGCGGAGCGACTCGGGTTCGGCGACCGATTCCCGGAAACGAAACGCGAGGTGCTCCGGGAACTCGCCAGCCGTGACGACGCGATCGACTTCGACACGCTGTTCGAGCAGGGGACGCAGAAAAAAGAGAGCGTCCCGATAGTCAAGTACACCGACGAGTTCCCCACGGAGACGGGGCGCATCAAGATGTACGACGACGACGCCCCGAGCGAAGAGGGCGTTACCTTCGACGTCCCGCGGCCGCTCGAAGACCGGACGGCCGAGGACTACGAGAAGGCCGACGAGCTCCCGCTGATGTTCATGCAGAAACACAGCCGGTTCCGCATCCACTCGCAGTACGAGATGCTGAACTGGGTGCGCGAGATCAACCCCGAACCGAAGCTAGACATCCACCCGAAGGACGCGAAGGCACGCGGTATCGAAGACGGCGATTACGTCCGGGTCTACAACGACCGCGGCGAGATGATCGTGAAGGCGAAGTACAACGACGCGTTCCAGCCGGGGCTAGTCAACACCGACCAGGGATGGTGGTCTCGCGATTACGTCAGAGGTCACCACAACGACCTCACGCACAACGAAGTCAGCGAGGTCGGCAAGACGATGTCGTTCTACGACGTGCGCGTCGAAGTCGAGCCGGCCCCCGACGACGTCGAGACGGACAAGTACGAGGCGGGCAACCCGCGCGGCGCCGGTGCCGAACCACCACGTGCAGGAGGTGACTGA